In Bufo gargarizans isolate SCDJY-AF-19 chromosome 6, ASM1485885v1, whole genome shotgun sequence, a single genomic region encodes these proteins:
- the LOC122941646 gene encoding RUN and FYVE domain-containing protein 2-like: MTQFGAPRNPVNWVSHITSAVVSQPARDPAVVERANLLNMAKLSIKGLIESALSYGRTLDSDYPPLQQFFVVMEHCLKHGLKVRKSFLSFNRTIWGPLEMVEKICPEAEEVAASVRDLPGLRTPLGRARAWLRLSMMQKKLADYLRCLIMRRDILSEFYENHAVMMEEEGTVIVGLLVGLNVIDANLCVKGEDLDSQVGVIDFSIYLKSEEDDHNREGKNVHISAILDQKNYVEELNRQLNGTVSSLHTRIDTLEKSNAKLIEELAIAQNNIIKLQEENHQLRNENALIFMRAQQLEAAKAEIEAEHIYRQHSRHGMSDIFTEICTHHDESQLEQESDTDLVPARMQREIEFAVNFLEKDIQDKQDALIGLKEQLKEVKANNYEMYEKKQNSEENAKERDMKERQDRKSGQIAAAMKPQEPSDKEVLTKPRHIDISYMKHSGVESAPQYKLIKDISF; the protein is encoded by the exons ATGACCCAGTTCGGAGCACCAAGGAACCCTGTAAACTGGGTCTCCCACATCACATCAGCTGTGGTGTCCCAGCCAG CGAGAGATCCAGCTGTTGTTGAGCGAGCAAATTTGCTGAATATGGCCAAGCTCAGTATAAAAGGACTCATTGAATCAGCTCTGAGCTACGGCCGTACCCTGGATTCTGATTACCCTCCTCTTCAGCAGTTCTTTGTGGTGATGGAACATTGTCTCAAGCATGGACTGAAAG TGAGAAAATCCTTCCTTAGCTTTAACAGAACAATATGGGGTCCTTTGGAGATGGTGGAGAAAATATGTCCAGAAGCAGAAGAAGTCGCAGCCAGCGTGAGGGATTTGCCAGGACTCAG AACCCCCCTTGGTCGAGCTAGAGCCTGGCTGCGGTTATCAATGATGCAAAAGAAACTAGCGGACTACCTGCGTTGCCTGATCATGCGCAGAGATATTTTAAG tgAGTTTTATGAAAATCATGCAGTAATGATGGAAGAAGAAGGAACTGTTATAGTTGGGCTTCTGGTTGGCTTGAATGTGATTGATGCCAATCTCTGTGTGAAAGGGGAAGACCTGGACTCGCAA GTTGGAGTGATTGATTTCTCCATATATCTCAAATCAGAAGAGGACGATCATAACAGAGAGGGAAA GaatgtgcacatttctgcaataCTGGACCAGAAAAACTATGTTGAAGAACTTAACAGACAGCTGAA TGGCACAGTGAGCAGTCTTCACACAAGAATTGACACACTGGAGAAGTCAAATGCAAAACTTATTGAAGAG ttAGCCATAGCTCAGAATAATATCATCAAACTTCAGGAAGAAAATCATCAGTTAAGGAATGAAAATGCTCTGATTTTCATGAGAGCGCAACAACTTGAG GCGGCCAAAGCTGAAATTGAAGCCGAGCACATCTACAGACAACATTCAAGACATGGAATGAGCGACATCTTTACTGAGATATGCACTCATCATGACGAATCACAGCTGGAACAG GAATCTGACACGGATCTTGTGCCAGCTAGGATGCAACGTGAAATTGAATTTGCAGTGAATTTCTTGGAGAAAGATATTCAGGACAAACAAGATGCGCTCATCGGCCTCAAAGAACAACTTAAAGAAGTAAAAGCAAATAATTATGAGATGTATGAGAAAAAGCAG AATTCTGAAGAGAATGCCAAAGAACGGGATATGAAAGAGAGACAAGACAGGAAGTCCGGTCAGATTGCAGCTGCCATGAAACCACAAGAACCAAG TGATAAAGAGGTTTTAACCAAGCCGAGACACATTGACATATCCTACATGAAGCACTCGGGAGTAGAATCTGCTCCACAATATAAGCTTATTAAAGACATATCATTCTAG